Proteins from one Acanthopagrus latus isolate v.2019 chromosome 18, fAcaLat1.1, whole genome shotgun sequence genomic window:
- the LOC119007718 gene encoding histone H3.v1-like isoform X2 — MDARLARMGNEDLRKAEEFVQAVEKLSKPRETQGQAEEEEEEEEEEEEEEEEEEEDYTPPVKQRKKRAANCFPPSSSPLCPQLREWIKKSIFTEVFLTFQPKTVPVSGGGVTHCQCCQL, encoded by the exons ATGGATGCCCG acTGGCCAGAATGGGCAATGAGGACCTGAGGAAAGCAGAGGAGTTTGTGCAAGCAGTTGAGAAG CTCTCAAAGCCAAGAGAGACACAGGggcaggcagaagaagaagaagaagaagaagaagaagaagaagaagaagaagaagaagaagaagaagactat ACGCCACCtgtaaaacagaggaagaagagggcagCAAACTGCTTTCCACCCAGCAGCAGCCCCCTGTGTCCACAGCTCAGAGAGTGGATCAAGAAATCCATCTTTACAGAAGTCTTCCTCACATTCCAACCAAAGACAGTGCCAGTCtctggtggtggagttacacaTTGCCAGTGTTGTCAGCTCTAG
- the LOC119007718 gene encoding histone H3.v1-like isoform X1: MKRSLMAKVVLKEKQQLLKLPQHMLLLDVRMRWRKTILCLMIERFCEQFPAIQASAIDQRLRNFMEKKLARMGNEDLRKAEEFVQAVEKLSKPRETQGQAEEEEEEEEEEEEEEEEEEEDYTPPVKQRKKRAANCFPPSSSPLCPQLREWIKKSIFTEVFLTFQPKTVPVSGGGVTHCQCCQL; encoded by the exons ATGAAGAGATCCCTCATGGCTAAAGTAGTCCTGAAGGAAAAGCAACAACTCCTCA agctTCCCCAGCACATGCTCCTTTTAGATGTGAGGATGAGATGGAGAAAAACTATCTTGTGTTTGATGATAGAGAGATTTTGCGAACAGTTTCCTGCTATCCAAGCTTCAGCTATCGACCAACGGCTTAGAAATTTCATGGAGAAGAA acTGGCCAGAATGGGCAATGAGGACCTGAGGAAAGCAGAGGAGTTTGTGCAAGCAGTTGAGAAG CTCTCAAAGCCAAGAGAGACACAGGggcaggcagaagaagaagaagaagaagaagaagaagaagaagaagaagaagaagaagaagaagaagactat ACGCCACCtgtaaaacagaggaagaagagggcagCAAACTGCTTTCCACCCAGCAGCAGCCCCCTGTGTCCACAGCTCAGAGAGTGGATCAAGAAATCCATCTTTACAGAAGTCTTCCTCACATTCCAACCAAAGACAGTGCCAGTCtctggtggtggagttacacaTTGCCAGTGTTGTCAGCTCTAG